In Nitrospiria bacterium, the sequence GATCTGGTCTTGAAAGAAGCGGAGCTGAAAGCGGAGCAAATGATCCACGGGGCCCATGAAGAAATGGCCGCCATTAGACGGGAAATCCTCGATCTTCAGAAGCAAAGGGTCGTGTTCCTGGAGAAGATCCGGTCCATGATCAAGATCTTCCAGAGGGTTGTCGAACTTGAGGATCGTGAAGAGGACAAGAACGGAAAAAAAGAACGATCGGAAGAGGAACGGGATGACAATGTCCGTCTGTTGAAACCGAAAACATAACGGCGAAACCTCTCTGGCAAGCTGCGAGTTGAATACCGTGATATGGCAGGCTGCTCAAAAAAAACCTGATCCCCCCTCCGGAGACTTCCGACACGATCGATCCTGGACCGGGGTTACGAGGCCGCGGCCCCGAGGGCGAGCGAGGCGCACTCCACCGGTAGCTCGAGAAGACCGAGGGGGCGAGGACACGGCCTATGGACTTTTTCAGCCGCCGGCCTATGGAGGTGAAGATGCATTACGATGTGTACATCACTCAAAAAGACCGGATCTATACGGCCATGGTTCCGGCCCTGCCCGGCTGTACGGCCCTCGGACGTTCGGAGGATGAGGTGCTGGGCAACATTCGGGATGTGATTGAAGGGTATTTTCGATCGCTGCAGATGCAGCGAAAACCATTTCCCGACGTCAAGGTGGTGAAGATACACCATGCCCGATATCCCACCGCTCGATCTGCGTGAAACCGAAGAAGGCGTTGTTCTCAAAGTTTCGGTCCAGCCCAGGGCCTCCCGCCAGGAGTTGTCCGGCATCCATGACGGCGCATTGAGGTTGCGGCTGACGGTTCCTCCGGTCGAAGGCGCAGCGAACGAGGCCTGTCGGGTCTTTCTGGCGGAGTTGTTTCAGACTCCGAAAAGCCGGATCCAGATCATCCGTGGGGTGCGCTCCCGACAGAAGTGGGTTCAGATAGAGGGACTGACCTCCGACATGATTTTACGGCGGCTTGCCCAGAACCCGGATTAGCGGTCGTGACAGACCAGGCATAGCGTCTTGATGGGGACGCGGAGAAAAGGACGGGTGTCGTTGTCGTGGGGATTGTGACAGGAATCGCAATGGATGACGCCCCGGAAGGTTCGGACCAATGTCGCGGCGGAGGCCGGATCGTTCGGGTCGATGTTTTGCAAATTCAGCGCGGCGGATTGGGGTCCGGTCGGCAAGATCACACCGCTTTCGTCACGGTCGGGAATCGACCAGTAACGTTTGAGCTTCGGATCGGGCCGATCGTTGGCGTACGTTCCGTCCGGTTGTCGTGGATACAGGATCGAATCGGGGTGGTCCGGAATTTGAAGGCCGGTCCGCAGGGCGGCGACGGCCCGGGGGTTGTAAGTCGCCGCCGACCCAGAAAACCCGAGCTGATGGATGTTGCTGCCGAGGACCCCGTCGTGGCAGGTCAAGCAGTCAAAGGAAGGCCCGAAGGGTTTTGTATCGGGGGTGCCCTTTCCTGAAGGAGGCGGGACAACGTGGGTCGTCTGAAAGGTCTTGATCGGATTATCTTTGTCCCAGGCGGCCGCGGCCTGGGAGACGGTGCCTTTAATATGGCAGGAACCACAAACCGTTTCCATCGGGGAAGCCGCGCCGGCCGGAATCACGTTGTGCTTGCTGGATAGGACCTGATCAAATCCTTGCCCGCCGGCGATGCCCCGGAGGAGAACCCCGATCGTAGTGAACACCAGCGTCCGCTGTCGAAAGGTCATGGCGTTTCCTCGCTAAAAACCTATACCACAAACCGGTTTGTATTGTCTATTTTTATAAGGGCTGGTTTCTTCCACTCCCCTTTGAACTCATCCTTTGGCCCCTAGGGCGTCCTGAATGGTTTTCGCCAGATCGTCGGCCCATTTCCTAATTTCCGGTTCATGTTCCCCTTCGATCATGATCCGGATGAGGGGCTCGGTTCCGGAGTAGCGGACCAAGAGCCGCCCGGAGCCGTCCAGTTTCTTTTCCAGTAGTTCGATCCGCTGCTTCACCTTCGGAATTGTTGAGAAGTCGTGCCGTTCTTTGACCGGGACGTTGACCAGCACTTGGGGAAAATTGGTCATAACCTTGGCCAGTTCGGAAAGGGGTTTTCCGGTGGTCTTCATCAGGGCGAGGACCTGTACGGCCGTGATCAGTCCATCACCCGTGGTGTTGTAGTCCAAGAAGATCAAATGGCCGGATTGCTCCCCTCCGAAGTTATAACCGTCGCTAAGCATTCGTTCCAGCACATACCGGTCTCCCACCGCCGTCTTCACGATCTGAATGCCGGCCGCCTTCATGGCCCGATCCAGACCCATGTTGCTCATTACGGTTGTGACCAGCGTGTTTTTGTTGAGCCGCCTCATCTTTTTCAGGGACACGGCCAAGGCCGCCATCACTTGATCTCCATTCAACAAACGGCCTTTCTCGCAGGTGAAGATCGCCCGGTCGGCATCGCCGTCATGAGCGATTCCGACATCGGCGTGCTGCTCACGGACCGCTTTTCGGATCACGTCCGGATGGGTGGAGCCGCAGTTCCGATTGATGTTCATCCCGTCGGGTTCGTCTCCCAGGACGATCACCTTCGCATCCAGCTCCCGCAGAATCGTCGGCGCGACTTTGTAGGCCGCGCCGTTCGCGCAATCGACCACAACCGTCAAACCTTGCAGGGTCATCCCCTTCGGAAGGGAGCTCTTGACGAACTCGATGTATCGTCCCTCCGCATCGTCCACGCGGAAGGCCTTCCCGATCGCGTCTGCCGTCGGGCGGATGGCGTCGATTTTTCCCGAGAAGATGAGCGCTTCCATCTCGTGTTCCATCCGGTCCGGAAGTTTCAACCCGTCCCGGGAGAAGAATTTGATTCCGTTGTCCTGAAAGGAATTGTGCGAGGCCGAGATCACGACGCCCGCGTCCGCGCGCAGGCTCCGTGTGAGAAAGGCGATGCCGGGGGTGGGAAAGGGGCCCACCAAAAGGACGTCCACGCCCATCGAGCAGATGCCGGAGGTCAATGCGCTTTCGAGCATGTAGCCCGACAGACGGGTATCTTTTCCGATGACGATTCGGTGACGACCGGCCTTATTCTTGAACAGGTAGGCCGCGGCCCGGCCCAATTTCATGGCCATCTCGGAGGTCATCGGTTCTTGGTTGGCGATTCCCCGAACTCCGTCTGTTCCGAATAATTTTTTGGCCTGTCCGGGTTTCATTTTAATCCTGTTTGACAAAATGCACCTTTACTTGAATCGGCTGTTTTTCATCGACCCGGAGATCCTTTCCCAAAAGAATCAGCTTGGTCTCGCGGACGAGTGTTCTCCGTGCGCCGGTGACGTCGATCGGGTCCGTCATGAGTTGGGTGAGCGGATCGACGATGCTTCGGGCGCCCTCAACCGTGACCCATGCCGGCGTGACCTCCACGCGATCAATCCGATAACCCGCGGCGGGGATGCCATATACCCGGGCCGAGACCTGGACCGCCCTTTTTAACAAGGCCTCCGTGCGGATCACGACGCGTCTCGGGTTGATCCAAGTGATTTGAGTATTGGAAGGGACCGCAATGACCGAGGGATCCAAAAAATAAACGTTATCACCTTCCCGGGCCTTCGTCAAATCCAGGGCGGCGCTCAGTCGATGGCCCGTTATCTGTTGGAGAATCCGCTCGGGACCTTTGATCCGAACATTCACGTCGTTGATCATGTCTCCGACGACAACCAGGCTGGGAGGGACGTTTTGCAATTCCAACGGAACGGTCAGTTCCATCTCCACCCCGCCCTTCGAATTCACGTAGAACCAGAGGATCACCGCGAAGGCGAGCGAGGTGATCTTGATCAGGTAGTTATCCAGCAGCAGGGCCTTCAGATGATTCAGAATCATTTGGAGCGGACCGGAAAGAACTCCTTTAATCGTTCAACCAGCGCCAGTCCTTCCCTTTTTTCCCGAAGGAAGATCCGGTTCAGGACCCGTCGAAGCGCGGCGGCGTCCAGTTCCCGGGTCAATTTCCCCCCGATAATGACCGAGATCGCTCCGGTTTCCTCCGAGACCACGATCACGACCGCATCGGTTTCCTCCGTGATTCCCAGCGCGGCCCGGTGACGGGTGCCGAGCATCTTGTTCACATCCGGGCTCAACGTCAAGGGCAGGAAACACCCGGCGGCAATCAAGCGGTCTCCCTTGATGATCACAGCGCCGTCGTGAAGCGGCGAATACGGCATAAAGAGGCTCAGGAGCAGCTCCTTGGACAATTTGGCGTCCAACGCCACGCCGACCTCCACGATGTCCTTCAGTTCGATCTCCCTTTCAAGAACGATGATCGCCCCCATTCTCTTGTTGGCCATCGAGATCACCGCGCGGATGATCTCTTCGAGCGTACGGGATTCCTCGCCGGTGTTCATGGTTCGATTGAACGGGGTCTGACCGATTTGGGCGAGGGCCCGGCGGATTTCGGGCTGAAAAAGTATGACGATGACCAGGACCATTTGGGCCCAGAAACTTGTTACCAGCCAATCCACCGTATAGAGCTCGACCGATTTGGATAGGATGGATGCGAGCAGAAGAAAGGTCAGTCCCACCAAGATCTTGAGGGCGCGTGTGCCCTTCAGGATCAGAAAAAGCCAGTACAGCATCGTGGCGACGATGGCGATGTCAAGAACATCCTGCCACCGCATGCTCAAAACCATCTCACGCATGTCGATCCCGCTTCATGGCCTCCACCATCCGGACCACGCGAACCATGGCCCTGACGTCGTGGACGCGGATGATGGAAGCCCCGTTCAAGACCCCTACGGCCACGGCCGCCGCCGTTCCCTCGAGCCGTTCCGCGACGGGCAACCCCAAGGCTTGACCGATAAAGGATTTACGCGACGGTCCGATCAGGAGAGGCCGGCCGATCGTGCCGAACTCCGCCAGCCGGGAGAGAATTTCCAGGTTGTGCTCGGTCGTTTTGCCGAAGCCGATGCCCGGATCCAGCACGATACGGTCCCGGGATATCCCCGACCGCTCAGCCCATTGAACCCGTGTTTCGAAAAAATCACGGATCTCAAGGATCACATCGGTGTACATCGGATGCGCTTGCATGGTTTTGGGCGTTCCCTGCATATGCATGAGCACAACCGGAACGCCTTCCCGGGCGACGAGAGGTCCCATTTCCGGATCGAAGCGCAGCGCGCTGATGTCATTGACGATCCGCGCCCCGGCTGCAAGGGCCCGCCGGGCGACTTCGGCTTTCATCGTGTCAATGGAGATCGGGATCCTGAGACGTTTTGCGAGAGATTCAATTACCGGTACCACACGCCGAATTTCCTCCTCCACGGGAACCGAATCTGCGCCCGGCCGGGAGGATTCCCCTCCAATGTCGATGAGATCGGCCCCCTCTTCGGCCAGGACTTCGGCCCGGCGGATCGCCTCGTCCGCTTTCAGGAAGAGTCCGCCGTCGGAAAAAGAATCCGGCGTGACATTCAATATGCCCATCAAGAGGGTTCGCGGTCCCAGAGAAAGTTCCAGACCGGGCCCCCGCAGATGGAAGGTCGGGGGATGTGTGGGGATCGCATGTTGCACGGGTTGTGATGCCAATCCAACCTCCTCTGCCCCGAAGCCGGCGGAAAGGGATCGAGCTGAGGATAAAAGAGGCGGGTCAGAATTGTGTGCGGGAACGATAAAGGTTATGCGGAAGCTCCTTCGATGAGCTTGTCTATTTCGGGCGCGTCCAGCACCTCTTTTTCCAGCAGGGCCTCCGCAATGGCCCGCAGTGCCTTTATATTCTCCCGTAGAATGTTCTTGGCCCGCTCGTAGTTGTCCATCACCAGCCGTTTCACCTCGTTGTCGATCTCGATGGCGGTGCTTTCGCTGTAATCGCGTCGGGTCGCTATCTCGCGTCCGAGGAAGATTTCTTCGTCCTTCTTTCCGAAGGTCAAGGGACCCAGTTTCTCGCTCATACCCCATTCGCAGATCATCTTCCGGGCGAGGTCCGTGGCCCGTTCGATGTCATTGCCGGCGCCGGTCGTGATGCGATTGAGGACGATTTCTTCGGCCGCGCGGCCTCCCATCAGAATGGCGATGTTGTTGTAAAGGAACTCCCGGGGAAAGGTGTAGCGGTCGTCCGTCGGCAGTTGCATCGTCAGACCCAAGGCCCGCCCTCGGGGAATGATGGTGACCTTATGGACCGGGTCCGTTCCCGGAATCATTCGTGCGACCAAGGCATGTCCCGCTTCATGGTAGGCCGTCGTGCGCTTTTCTTCGTCGCTCAGGACCATGCTTTTCCGTTCGACACCCATAAGGACTTTGTCTTTGGCCGCCTCAAAATCGGACATCTCGACGGCCTTCTTGTCCATCCGGGCCGCCAAAAGCGCGGCCTCATTGACGAGATTGGCCAGATCGGCGCCCGAAAAACCGGGGGTCCCGCGCGCGATCACTTCGAGGTTAACGTCTTTGCCCAGAGGAAAGCGTTTGGTGTGGACCCGAAGGACCTCGAGGCGACCCCGAACGTCCGGACGGGAGACCACAACCTGGCGGTCAAAACGGCCTGGACGGAGCAAGGCCGGATCCAGAACATCCGGCCGGTTTGTGGCGGCGATGAGGATCACCCCTTCGCTTGTCTCGAAGCCGTCCATTTCGACCAGCAGTTGGTTCAAGGTTTGCTCGCGTTCATCATGGCCTCCGCCCAAACCCGCGCCGCGGAGTCGTCCGACGGCATCGATTTCATCGATGAAAATAATGCAGGGAGCATTCTTCTTACCCTGTTCAAAGAGGTCCCGCACCCGCGAGGCTCCAACCCCGACAAACATCTCCACGAAATCGGAACCGCTGATCGAGAAAAAAGGGACGCCCGCTTCACCGGCTATGGCCTTGGCCAAGAGGGTTTTGCCCGTTCCGGGTGGGCCGACAATCAAAACCCCTTTGGGAATCCGGCCGCCCAATTTCTGGAATTTCGGAGGGTCCTTCAGAAACTCGATGATCTCCGTCACCTCTTCTTTCGCTTCATCGATTCCGGCCACGTCTGCGAAGGTGACTTTCTTCCGGTCTTCGGTCAGAAGGCGGGCCCGGCTTTTCCCGAAGGAAAGCGCCTTATTCCCGCCGATCTGCATTTGCCTCATCAGGAAGAACCATAGCACCAAAAACAGGACGAAAGGACCCCAAGTCACCAAAAAGGTGATATACCATGGACTTTCTTCCGGCGGTCGCGCCACGATCTTGACATTCTTGTCCCGCAGGAGTTTCACGAGATCCGGATATTCGACCGTATAGGTCCTGAATTTATTGCCGTCTTTTAACACCCCGTTGATTTGATTGGGCTTCATCGTGACTTCGGTGACATCCCCCTTCTCCAAGCGGGTCATGAAATCACTAAAAATGATCTCTTCCTCCAACGATTGGCTGGGGGCTTGAAAAAGATGGAACAACAATATCATAAAAAGACCTACGAGCAGCCAAAAGATCATGTTTTTCATTCTCGAGCTCACTAAACCTACCTCCTAAACCCTGAAGCAATTTAGAACAATTGGTCCCGCGGCAACCGCGGAAACAACGAAAATCATTTTAACACAGCTCCGTCATTCTTGCCAATAGAAAAGCTCCTCGGCTTCCGAGACCTTGTCCATCACCGCAATATAGGGAAGATTGCGATAACGGTTCTGGTAATCCAGGCCGTAGCCAACGACATATTTGTTCGGAAGAGTAAAACCCACGTAGTCGATCGAGACCCGGACCTTGCGGCGCTCCGGTTTGTCTAAGAGAGTGCAAACCTTGAGCGATTTAGGTTTCCGCGCCAAGAGCTGCTTTTTTAAAAAACTCACGGTCATCCCGGAATCGACAATGTCCTCCACGAGGAGAACGTCCTGGCCGTTCACATCCTCGGCCATATCCGACAGAATTTTGATCTTTCCTGCGACCGACCGTTTCTGTGTGGGTCGGGTGGTGACCACGATGAAGTCGACCCGGAGCAGGAGGCGAATGGCCCGCACAAGATCGGCGTAAAAGGCGAAGGCCCCCTTGAGTACGCCCACCATCAGCAGGTTCTTGTCGGCGTAATCCAGGGTGATCTGGTTGCCCAGCTCCCGAATCCGCTTCTGCATTTCATCTTGTGTGATGATCGGTCGCCCGAAAATTCGTTCCATCCCTGGTCCTTTCTTTGATAAGGGGCCCGCGTCGCTGATTATCGGAAAACGTTAATAGACCGGAGTGGTCGCCAGGATCGCCTTGGCTTTCCGGATGTCCTCTTCCATGTGACGGAGCAACTCCCGCTCGTCCTTAAACGTCTGTTCCGGTCGAATCCATTCTACAAAGGCTACCCGCAGCTGTTGATCGTATAAGTCCGGTTGAGGCTCGAATAGATGAGTCTCCACCATCCGTTCCAGCGGTCCCAGCGTGGGCTGAGTTCCGATGTAGCTTACTCCGGGCAAGGTGCGTCCTTTAAGCTCAACCTGCACCGCATAGATGCCGTTGG encodes:
- a CDS encoding CdaR family protein; protein product: MILNHLKALLLDNYLIKITSLAFAVILWFYVNSKGGVEMELTVPLELQNVPPSLVVVGDMINDVNVRIKGPERILQQITGHRLSAALDLTKAREGDNVYFLDPSVIAVPSNTQITWINPRRVVIRTEALLKRAVQVSARVYGIPAAGYRIDRVEVTPAWVTVEGARSIVDPLTQLMTDPIDVTGARRTLVRETKLILLGKDLRVDEKQPIQVKVHFVKQD
- the cdaA gene encoding diadenylate cyclase CdaA; protein product: MREMVLSMRWQDVLDIAIVATMLYWLFLILKGTRALKILVGLTFLLLASILSKSVELYTVDWLVTSFWAQMVLVIVILFQPEIRRALAQIGQTPFNRTMNTGEESRTLEEIIRAVISMANKRMGAIIVLEREIELKDIVEVGVALDAKLSKELLLSLFMPYSPLHDGAVIIKGDRLIAAGCFLPLTLSPDVNKMLGTRHRAALGITEETDAVVIVVSEETGAISVIIGGKLTRELDAAALRRVLNRIFLREKREGLALVERLKEFFPVRSK
- the hpt gene encoding hypoxanthine phosphoribosyltransferase, with protein sequence MERIFGRPIITQDEMQKRIRELGNQITLDYADKNLLMVGVLKGAFAFYADLVRAIRLLLRVDFIVVTTRPTQKRSVAGKIKILSDMAEDVNGQDVLLVEDIVDSGMTVSFLKKQLLARKPKSLKVCTLLDKPERRKVRVSIDYVGFTLPNKYVVGYGLDYQNRYRNLPYIAVMDKVSEAEELFYWQE
- the glmM gene encoding phosphoglucosamine mutase, with product MKPGQAKKLFGTDGVRGIANQEPMTSEMAMKLGRAAAYLFKNKAGRHRIVIGKDTRLSGYMLESALTSGICSMGVDVLLVGPFPTPGIAFLTRSLRADAGVVISASHNSFQDNGIKFFSRDGLKLPDRMEHEMEALIFSGKIDAIRPTADAIGKAFRVDDAEGRYIEFVKSSLPKGMTLQGLTVVVDCANGAAYKVAPTILRELDAKVIVLGDEPDGMNINRNCGSTHPDVIRKAVREQHADVGIAHDGDADRAIFTCEKGRLLNGDQVMAALAVSLKKMRRLNKNTLVTTVMSNMGLDRAMKAAGIQIVKTAVGDRYVLERMLSDGYNFGGEQSGHLIFLDYNTTGDGLITAVQVLALMKTTGKPLSELAKVMTNFPQVLVNVPVKERHDFSTIPKVKQRIELLEKKLDGSGRLLVRYSGTEPLIRIMIEGEHEPEIRKWADDLAKTIQDALGAKG
- the folP gene encoding dihydropteroate synthase; the encoded protein is MASQPVQHAIPTHPPTFHLRGPGLELSLGPRTLLMGILNVTPDSFSDGGLFLKADEAIRRAEVLAEEGADLIDIGGESSRPGADSVPVEEEIRRVVPVIESLAKRLRIPISIDTMKAEVARRALAAGARIVNDISALRFDPEMGPLVAREGVPVVLMHMQGTPKTMQAHPMYTDVILEIRDFFETRVQWAERSGISRDRIVLDPGIGFGKTTEHNLEILSRLAEFGTIGRPLLIGPSRKSFIGQALGLPVAERLEGTAAAVAVGVLNGASIIRVHDVRAMVRVVRMVEAMKRDRHA
- the ftsH gene encoding ATP-dependent zinc metalloprotease FtsH, with amino-acid sequence MKNMIFWLLVGLFMILLFHLFQAPSQSLEEEIIFSDFMTRLEKGDVTEVTMKPNQINGVLKDGNKFRTYTVEYPDLVKLLRDKNVKIVARPPEESPWYITFLVTWGPFVLFLVLWFFLMRQMQIGGNKALSFGKSRARLLTEDRKKVTFADVAGIDEAKEEVTEIIEFLKDPPKFQKLGGRIPKGVLIVGPPGTGKTLLAKAIAGEAGVPFFSISGSDFVEMFVGVGASRVRDLFEQGKKNAPCIIFIDEIDAVGRLRGAGLGGGHDEREQTLNQLLVEMDGFETSEGVILIAATNRPDVLDPALLRPGRFDRQVVVSRPDVRGRLEVLRVHTKRFPLGKDVNLEVIARGTPGFSGADLANLVNEAALLAARMDKKAVEMSDFEAAKDKVLMGVERKSMVLSDEEKRTTAYHEAGHALVARMIPGTDPVHKVTIIPRGRALGLTMQLPTDDRYTFPREFLYNNIAILMGGRAAEEIVLNRITTGAGNDIERATDLARKMICEWGMSEKLGPLTFGKKDEEIFLGREIATRRDYSESTAIEIDNEVKRLVMDNYERAKNILRENIKALRAIAEALLEKEVLDAPEIDKLIEGASA
- a CDS encoding DUF167 domain-containing protein, translated to MPDIPPLDLRETEEGVVLKVSVQPRASRQELSGIHDGALRLRLTVPPVEGAANEACRVFLAELFQTPKSRIQIIRGVRSRQKWVQIEGLTSDMILRRLAQNPD
- a CDS encoding cytochrome c3 family protein, producing MTFRQRTLVFTTIGVLLRGIAGGQGFDQVLSSKHNVIPAGAASPMETVCGSCHIKGTVSQAAAAWDKDNPIKTFQTTHVVPPPSGKGTPDTKPFGPSFDCLTCHDGVLGSNIHQLGFSGSAATYNPRAVAALRTGLQIPDHPDSILYPRQPDGTYANDRPDPKLKRYWSIPDRDESGVILPTGPQSAALNLQNIDPNDPASAATLVRTFRGVIHCDSCHNPHDNDTRPFLRVPIKTLCLVCHDR
- a CDS encoding type II toxin-antitoxin system HicB family antitoxin; this encodes MDFFSRRPMEVKMHYDVYITQKDRIYTAMVPALPGCTALGRSEDEVLGNIRDVIEGYFRSLQMQRKPFPDVKVVKIHHARYPTARSA